The following are encoded together in the Arcticibacterium luteifluviistationis genome:
- a CDS encoding OmpA family protein has product MIARIKKTTLLVMLGLVVTMSAMAQQSLLKMAEHHYDNLSYVKAIEAYEQALTKKGIDTENAKLARIKLADSYCKLKDYANAERVFTELFNGGEGDVNADPVVYLKYAQTLASNGKYQESQNIYEIYNQKTENDPRGDEFSKLYSDVSVLSKNADCYNVDYLSINTTASDFSPSYFRNGLVFVSNRQNTAGVSRVFQWNETPFLDLFFLEDLAELGGSSSAAGLGGSSSEETSNSKSKKKKGVGLVGSDEYTAPTANDSETLGSFGRGTSLGHGYGDSPETESERFNGDINSKYHEGPSAFFKDGQRVIFTRNNFVKGKAEKSSDGINKLKLYIANADKNSWTDIAELPFNSSEYSTGHPTLSPDEDYLFFASDMPGGFGGTDIYAAKIDNGNWSQPINLGPQINTKGNEMFPYVDENGDLYFSSEGLPGLGGLDIFFVKLNKTEAINSPENLGTPINSAQDDFGMLTDGLRKSGYFSSNRKRGGDDDDIYKFERECELQQGCDLIIAAYDAETKMPLDNVIIEYTDAKGSIQEGITNEDGSLTLENLDSNTEFTFSASRDGYNPNIVSLTTDECDGDATRLEIPMTTPKDALAAGNNSNSGGLQGPESGLSESGFSNNTSCTIRGRVLLQNTSNPIDGVLVTLRNECDGSTQTAYTDDSGYYEFIVAEGCDYTLSGTKEDLASHSKTVSKLSCANGGITADIFMFGSGDVVAIENIYFNYGKCNIRPDAREGIDKLVKLMREYPGMKIEIASHTDSRSPQAFNQTLSEGRAKESAEYLFKRGVSRNRVTYAGYGESKITNGCVDGVKCSEAQHQANRRTEFEILQMQ; this is encoded by the coding sequence ATGATAGCCAGAATCAAAAAAACTACCCTTTTGGTGATGCTAGGCTTAGTAGTCACAATGTCTGCCATGGCCCAGCAGTCACTGCTAAAAATGGCAGAACACCATTATGACAACTTATCTTATGTCAAGGCCATTGAAGCTTATGAACAAGCTTTAACCAAAAAAGGAATTGATACAGAAAATGCTAAGTTGGCCAGAATCAAACTAGCTGATAGTTACTGTAAATTAAAAGATTATGCTAACGCCGAAAGAGTCTTTACTGAACTCTTTAATGGTGGAGAAGGAGATGTTAACGCTGACCCTGTAGTATATCTAAAGTATGCACAGACACTTGCTAGCAATGGTAAATACCAAGAGTCTCAAAACATCTATGAAATTTATAATCAAAAAACTGAAAACGACCCAAGAGGTGATGAGTTCTCAAAATTATACAGTGATGTTTCTGTTCTTTCAAAGAATGCCGATTGTTATAATGTAGATTACCTCTCTATTAACACTACAGCATCAGACTTTAGCCCTTCTTATTTTAGAAACGGACTAGTCTTCGTATCAAACAGACAAAATACAGCTGGGGTAAGCAGAGTATTCCAATGGAACGAAACTCCTTTTCTTGATTTATTCTTTTTAGAAGACTTAGCCGAATTAGGCGGCAGCTCTTCTGCTGCAGGTTTGGGCGGTAGCTCATCAGAAGAAACAAGTAACTCAAAATCTAAGAAGAAAAAGGGAGTAGGCCTTGTAGGTTCTGACGAATACACAGCACCAACAGCCAATGACTCAGAAACCTTAGGTTCTTTTGGTAGAGGTACTTCTTTAGGTCATGGTTATGGAGACAGTCCAGAAACGGAATCAGAAAGATTTAATGGTGATATTAATTCAAAATATCATGAAGGACCTTCAGCCTTTTTCAAAGATGGTCAACGTGTCATTTTTACTCGAAATAACTTTGTAAAAGGAAAAGCAGAAAAAAGCTCAGACGGCATTAATAAGCTTAAGTTATATATTGCCAATGCTGACAAAAATAGCTGGACAGATATAGCAGAGTTACCTTTTAACAGTAGTGAATACTCTACTGGTCACCCTACCCTATCTCCTGATGAAGATTATCTTTTCTTTGCATCAGATATGCCAGGAGGTTTTGGTGGAACTGATATTTATGCTGCAAAAATTGATAATGGTAACTGGTCTCAGCCTATAAACTTAGGACCACAAATTAACACAAAGGGTAATGAAATGTTCCCTTACGTTGACGAGAACGGTGACCTTTACTTCTCATCAGAAGGTCTTCCTGGACTTGGAGGATTAGATATTTTCTTTGTTAAACTTAATAAAACAGAAGCTATAAACTCTCCAGAGAATCTTGGAACACCGATAAATTCGGCACAAGATGATTTCGGAATGTTAACAGATGGTTTAAGAAAATCAGGTTACTTCAGCTCTAACAGAAAAAGAGGTGGAGATGACGACGACATTTACAAATTTGAAAGAGAGTGTGAACTTCAGCAAGGTTGTGATTTGATTATTGCGGCTTATGATGCTGAAACTAAGATGCCTCTTGATAATGTTATTATTGAATATACAGATGCCAAAGGAAGCATTCAAGAAGGTATTACCAACGAAGACGGTAGCCTAACCTTAGAAAACCTCGATAGCAATACAGAGTTTACATTTTCAGCAAGTAGAGATGGCTACAACCCAAATATTGTAAGTCTAACTACTGATGAGTGTGATGGAGATGCCACACGCTTAGAAATCCCAATGACTACACCTAAAGATGCCCTTGCTGCTGGAAACAATTCCAATAGCGGTGGACTACAAGGACCTGAAAGTGGTCTATCTGAAAGTGGTTTTTCAAATAATACATCTTGTACTATAAGAGGGCGTGTATTACTACAAAACACGAGTAATCCTATAGACGGAGTACTCGTTACCTTAAGAAACGAATGTGACGGAAGTACGCAAACTGCCTATACCGATGACTCTGGCTATTATGAATTTATAGTTGCAGAAGGCTGTGATTATACATTAAGTGGCACAAAAGAAGACCTAGCCTCACATAGTAAAACAGTATCAAAATTAAGCTGTGCCAATGGTGGCATAACAGCAGATATTTTCATGTTTGGCTCTGGAGACGTAGTTGCTATTGAAAACATCTATTTCAACTATGGAAAATGTAACATTAGACCTGATGCTCGTGAAGGCATTGACAAGTTAGTTAAACTAATGCGAGAATATCCAGGTATGAAAATTGAAATTGCCTCACATACAGACAGCAGAAGTCCTCAGGCTTTCAATCAGACACTTTCTGAAGGAAGAGCAAAAGAGTCGGCCGAATACCTTTTCAAAAGAGGCGTTAGTAGGAACCGTGTAACTTATGCTGGTTATGGAGAGTCTAAAATCACTAATGGCTGTGTAGATGGTGTAAAATGTTCAGAGGCACAACATCAAGCAAACAGAAGAACAGAGTTTGAAATACTCCAAATGCAATAA
- a CDS encoding 2-oxoglutarate dehydrogenase E1 component, whose amino-acid sequence MDQYSYLANADVSAIESLYQQFKENPESVDESWRNFFKGFEFSETWKSDGATNAVTDKSNEHVRKEIEVVHLIRGIRARGHMAAKINPLWPERKHNPSLDLEDFKLSEADLDTVFEAGIEVLGRPATLREINDTLRKVYLGPIGFEYQYIRDRKIKGWFRRKIEAEYINFKPSPEQQKRILKKLNEAAAFENFLHTKYLGKKRFSIEGGESTIPALDAAILKGAELGVEEVVIGMAHRGRLNVLTNIMQKPYEQIFNEFEENIEEEEYSDGDVKYHMGYTSQVLTPAGKRVSLKLMSNPSHLEAVDPVVLGYARARADGHFESHGRKINDFDDIYDKILPIIIHGDASLAGQGIAYEIAQMSNLKGYYVGGAIHFIINNQVGFTTDNDDARSSLYCSDVAKILDTPIFHVNGDDPEAVVYAMQLAIEFRQEFNKDVFIDMICYRKYGHNEADEPKFTQPAMYKYINKHKNPRDVYLQKLKDQGEDNIGLAKQLKASFDSNLQELLAKVKQRQLPYEVPKLERDWQELRKSKKEDFLVSPETGIDKDAIAIIGEALSNIPKGFKAIKQITKVLAERKSIFAGEKEFNWAAAELMAFGSILNDGKWLRMTGQDVQRGTFSHRHAVLHDTTTNETYSNLEHIKEGQGKLELYNSLLSEYAVMGFEYGYALANPNALVIWEAQFGDFANGAQTMIDQFISAAESKWKTQNGLVLLLPHGYEGQGPEHSNARPERFLQLSAEYNMYVCACTTPANFFHMLRRQLALPFRKPCVHMSPKSMLRHPGAISKMEDFLPGTKFQETYGDDYADPKKVKRVLLCSGKIYFDLLEKQQADKRTDVAILRVEQLHPFPKQQVTDLLASYPQKVQTIWVQEEPQNMGAWSFILREFPEIGISDLIARKKSASPATGYTKYHQQGQTNIINKAFDLTNKENI is encoded by the coding sequence ATGGACCAGTACTCTTACTTGGCGAATGCAGACGTCTCAGCTATAGAATCACTCTATCAGCAGTTCAAAGAAAATCCTGAATCAGTAGATGAAAGCTGGCGTAACTTCTTTAAAGGTTTTGAATTTTCCGAAACCTGGAAAAGCGACGGTGCTACCAATGCCGTAACCGACAAATCAAATGAACACGTTCGTAAAGAAATCGAAGTAGTTCATCTTATCCGTGGAATTAGAGCCCGTGGTCACATGGCCGCTAAAATCAATCCTCTTTGGCCAGAGCGAAAACACAATCCAAGTTTAGACCTAGAAGACTTCAAGCTTTCTGAGGCAGACTTAGACACTGTTTTTGAAGCTGGAATAGAGGTACTAGGTCGTCCGGCCACCCTCAGAGAAATTAACGACACCTTAAGAAAAGTCTATCTTGGGCCTATTGGTTTTGAATACCAATATATTAGAGATAGAAAAATCAAAGGCTGGTTCAGAAGAAAAATTGAAGCAGAATACATCAATTTTAAACCTTCGCCAGAACAGCAAAAAAGGATTTTAAAGAAATTAAATGAAGCTGCGGCTTTTGAAAATTTCTTACATACTAAATATCTTGGGAAAAAGCGTTTTTCTATTGAAGGTGGTGAGTCTACCATTCCTGCTTTAGACGCGGCTATTCTAAAAGGTGCCGAATTAGGTGTAGAAGAAGTAGTTATAGGTATGGCTCACAGAGGTAGGCTTAATGTTTTAACTAACATTATGCAGAAACCTTATGAGCAAATTTTCAATGAATTTGAAGAAAACATTGAAGAAGAAGAATATAGCGATGGTGATGTTAAATATCACATGGGTTATACTTCTCAGGTACTTACTCCAGCAGGAAAAAGGGTTAGTCTCAAACTAATGTCAAACCCTTCTCACCTTGAAGCGGTTGACCCTGTGGTATTAGGTTATGCAAGAGCTAGAGCAGATGGCCATTTTGAAAGCCATGGCAGAAAAATAAATGACTTTGACGATATCTATGACAAGATTTTGCCAATCATTATACATGGTGATGCATCTTTAGCTGGTCAAGGTATTGCCTATGAGATAGCTCAAATGTCAAACCTTAAGGGGTATTACGTAGGTGGAGCTATACATTTTATCATCAATAATCAAGTTGGTTTCACCACTGATAACGATGACGCCCGTTCTAGCCTTTACTGCTCAGATGTGGCTAAAATATTAGACACCCCTATTTTCCATGTAAATGGAGATGATCCAGAAGCAGTAGTATATGCTATGCAGCTGGCTATTGAGTTTAGACAAGAGTTTAATAAGGATGTATTTATTGACATGATATGCTACCGTAAATACGGGCATAACGAAGCTGATGAACCAAAATTCACTCAGCCAGCCATGTACAAATACATCAATAAGCATAAGAATCCTCGTGATGTCTATTTGCAAAAACTAAAAGACCAAGGCGAAGATAACATTGGCTTAGCGAAACAATTAAAAGCTTCTTTTGATAGTAACCTTCAAGAGCTACTTGCTAAAGTTAAGCAAAGACAATTGCCATATGAAGTGCCAAAACTTGAGAGAGATTGGCAAGAGCTTCGTAAGTCTAAAAAAGAAGATTTCTTAGTTTCTCCAGAAACAGGAATTGATAAAGATGCCATAGCTATAATAGGTGAAGCATTATCAAACATCCCAAAAGGCTTCAAAGCTATCAAGCAAATAACTAAGGTACTTGCTGAAAGAAAAAGCATTTTTGCGGGTGAAAAAGAGTTCAATTGGGCGGCAGCCGAATTAATGGCTTTTGGTTCTATTTTGAATGATGGAAAGTGGCTAAGAATGACTGGTCAGGATGTACAAAGAGGTACATTCTCTCACAGACATGCTGTTTTACATGACACTACTACCAACGAAACTTACAGTAACCTAGAACATATTAAAGAAGGACAAGGCAAACTAGAGTTGTACAACTCGCTTCTTTCTGAATATGCTGTAATGGGATTTGAATATGGTTATGCACTGGCTAACCCGAATGCTTTGGTGATTTGGGAAGCTCAGTTTGGTGATTTTGCCAATGGTGCACAAACGATGATTGACCAGTTTATTTCGGCAGCGGAATCTAAGTGGAAAACACAAAACGGTTTGGTATTACTTTTACCACACGGTTATGAAGGGCAAGGACCTGAGCATTCGAATGCCAGACCTGAAAGGTTTTTGCAGCTATCTGCAGAGTATAATATGTATGTATGTGCATGTACTACACCTGCAAACTTCTTCCATATGTTGAGAAGACAGCTGGCACTTCCTTTTAGAAAGCCATGTGTACACATGTCTCCAAAATCTATGTTGCGTCATCCTGGAGCCATTTCAAAAATGGAGGATTTTTTACCAGGTACGAAGTTCCAAGAAACTTATGGTGATGATTACGCTGACCCTAAAAAGGTCAAAAGAGTACTTTTATGCTCTGGTAAAATTTACTTTGACCTACTGGAAAAACAACAAGCAGATAAGAGAACAGATGTGGCCATACTACGTGTAGAGCAGCTTCACCCATTCCCTAAACAGCAGGTAACTGACTTATTAGCTAGTTACCCACAAAAAGTACAAACTATTTGGGTTCAGGAAGAACCTCAAAATATGGGTGCTTGGTCGTTTATACTTCGTGAATTCCCAGAAATTGGTATTTCCGATTTGATAGCGAGAAAGAAAAGTGCGTCTCCAGCTACAGGATATACCAAATATCACCAGCAGGGACAAACCAATATTATTAATAAAGCATTTGATTTGACTAATAAAGAGAATATATAG
- a CDS encoding type IX secretion system membrane protein PorP/SprF yields MKKTLFLFLLLSQSAFSQFGLSDQYQFNYLAINPAFAGERGNVGVTAMLGNQFSGNFRPNLISQIVSLEGKLGESNSSIGFQGFRNTISGNTNSGIGLSYAYTINTEAAKLKIGLNGGFIVTPNVIGSQNFTQQLSPFLGLGFAAFTENSFFSISSPTLYAKSNFFTPVFQPINLMVGYRLNIADNIALNISTLAGLDLKYENANHIHVNPKLWLGEKLALGASFRFRDSKGLNTISSAELRIAETATVGISYDPKPLRLFSSNTGLINSNGLIQLMFRYDVFGLHEETPLLNSF; encoded by the coding sequence ATGAAAAAAACACTCTTCCTTTTTTTACTACTCTCTCAGTCGGCTTTCTCTCAGTTTGGCCTCTCCGACCAATACCAATTTAATTACTTAGCAATAAATCCAGCCTTTGCTGGAGAAAGAGGAAATGTTGGTGTAACCGCCATGCTAGGAAATCAATTTAGCGGTAATTTTAGGCCAAACCTTATTTCACAAATAGTATCACTAGAAGGTAAATTAGGAGAAAGCAACAGCTCAATAGGCTTTCAAGGTTTCAGAAATACTATTTCCGGCAATACTAATAGTGGTATAGGACTATCTTACGCTTACACCATAAACACAGAGGCTGCAAAACTAAAAATTGGTTTAAATGGAGGCTTTATTGTAACCCCAAACGTCATTGGTTCGCAAAATTTCACGCAACAATTAAGTCCATTCCTAGGTTTAGGGTTTGCTGCATTTACAGAAAACTCATTTTTTAGCATTTCTAGCCCAACTCTATACGCTAAAAGCAACTTCTTCACCCCTGTTTTTCAACCAATTAACCTTATGGTCGGCTATCGTTTAAACATAGCTGACAACATAGCTCTCAACATTAGTACATTGGCAGGTTTAGATTTGAAATATGAAAACGCCAACCATATCCACGTAAACCCAAAATTATGGCTTGGAGAGAAATTAGCACTTGGTGCTAGTTTCAGATTTAGAGATAGTAAAGGATTAAACACTATAAGCTCTGCGGAATTAAGAATTGCCGAAACGGCAACTGTTGGTATTTCTTATGACCCAAAACCTTTGAGACTGTTTAGTTCCAATACAGGACTCATAAATTCAAATGGTCTAATTCAGCTTATGTTTAGATATGACGTCTTTGGTCTTCATGAAGAAACACCACTCTTGAACTCGTTCTAA